The following proteins are co-located in the Legionella busanensis genome:
- a CDS encoding zinc-dependent alcohol dehydrogenase, which yields MKALCWHGKHDVRVDSVDDPRILHDRDAIVRITASAICGSDLHLYNGIVPTMESGDILGHEFMGEVVEVGRGNTKLKVGDRVVVPFTISCGECFFCKKSLFSLCENSNPNAEIAKERMGHSPAGIYGYSHMLGGFSGGQAEFARVPYADVGPIVIPDGYSDEQVLFLSDIFPTGYMAAENCNIQPGDTIAIWGCGPVGQFAIQSAWMLGAGRVIAIDCVPERLRLAETWGKAETINFEEKDVYEELMSMTKGLGPDACIDAVGTEAHAGPKFDAMIDKAKQVLHLTSDRPRCLRETIMCCRKGGTISIPGVYVGFADNIPFGAAMNKGLTFKMGQTHVQRYLPLLLSKIMDGKIDTTKVISHRITLDEAPTAYEKFCEKEDNCIKVVMTPNYH from the coding sequence ATGAAAGCACTGTGTTGGCATGGAAAGCACGATGTAAGGGTTGATTCTGTTGATGATCCTAGAATACTTCATGATCGAGACGCTATTGTTCGAATTACAGCAAGCGCAATCTGTGGATCTGATTTACATCTTTACAATGGGATTGTTCCGACTATGGAGTCAGGTGACATCTTAGGTCATGAATTTATGGGAGAAGTTGTTGAAGTCGGACGCGGTAATACTAAGTTAAAGGTTGGTGACCGTGTTGTTGTGCCTTTTACAATTTCCTGTGGTGAATGCTTTTTTTGTAAAAAAAGTTTATTTTCCTTATGCGAAAATTCAAATCCTAATGCTGAAATTGCTAAAGAGAGAATGGGACATTCACCTGCAGGGATATATGGTTATTCACATATGTTAGGTGGATTTTCTGGCGGGCAAGCTGAGTTTGCACGCGTACCTTATGCAGATGTGGGTCCAATTGTTATTCCAGATGGCTATAGTGATGAACAGGTTTTATTTTTATCAGATATTTTCCCTACTGGGTATATGGCTGCTGAAAATTGTAATATTCAACCGGGAGATACCATTGCTATATGGGGTTGTGGACCTGTAGGGCAATTTGCAATTCAGAGTGCTTGGATGCTAGGAGCCGGCCGTGTTATTGCTATTGACTGTGTTCCTGAACGCTTAAGATTAGCCGAAACGTGGGGGAAAGCAGAAACCATTAATTTTGAAGAAAAAGATGTTTATGAGGAATTAATGTCTATGACCAAAGGCTTAGGACCGGATGCATGTATTGATGCAGTTGGTACAGAAGCCCATGCAGGACCTAAGTTCGATGCTATGATTGATAAAGCAAAACAGGTTTTACATTTAACCTCAGATAGGCCACGCTGTCTTCGAGAGACCATTATGTGTTGTCGAAAAGGTGGTACTATTTCTATTCCAGGCGTTTATGTTGGCTTTGCCGATAATATTCCCTTTGGGGCGGCTATGAATAAAGGCTTAACCTTTAAGATGGGGCAAACGCACGTACAACGTTACTTACCTTTACTGTTATCAAAAATTATGGATGGTAAAATTGATACAACGAAAGTTATTTCCCATCGTATAACGCTTGACGAAGCACCAACTGCTTATGAAAAATTTTGTGAAAAAGAAGACAATTGTATCAAAGTTGTCATGACACCTAATTATCATTAA
- the cysZ gene encoding sulfate transporter CysZ — protein MIKFSTGMSYLLLGMVNLPTKGLKRFVILPIFFNLLVFIGLFYLFYHYLFPLSNYYINQLPSWLSFLSTIFMIFFILSCFLFFLTTFTIVFNLIAAPFNGILAERAQYLLRNQMIPELTYSEITVRTIKRQIQFIGYFLPRFIGMCFLFFIPFIHPFFPFIWFAFNSWILSMQYQDYAMDNNLVDFKTMRQLMRQNKEESFGFGFLINGISFIPILNIVSMPAGVIGGVLMFCDRHSQKLPPILIKKQ, from the coding sequence ATGATTAAATTTTCCACAGGGATGAGCTACCTTTTACTAGGCATGGTAAATTTACCGACAAAAGGACTTAAACGCTTTGTCATTTTACCTATTTTTTTTAATCTTCTTGTTTTTATCGGCCTTTTTTATCTTTTTTATCATTATCTATTTCCTCTCTCTAATTATTATATTAATCAGCTACCTTCTTGGCTGAGCTTCTTAAGTACTATTTTCATGATTTTTTTTATTTTAAGTTGCTTTCTCTTTTTCTTAACAACATTCACTATTGTATTTAACCTGATTGCTGCGCCTTTTAATGGCATTTTAGCTGAGCGTGCTCAATATCTATTACGTAATCAAATGATTCCTGAATTAACTTATTCAGAAATTACAGTGCGGACTATTAAGCGTCAAATACAATTTATTGGTTATTTTTTGCCGCGCTTTATTGGTATGTGTTTTCTTTTTTTTATCCCTTTTATCCATCCTTTTTTTCCTTTCATTTGGTTTGCATTCAATTCCTGGATTTTAAGTATGCAATATCAAGATTATGCCATGGATAATAATTTAGTTGATTTCAAAACTATGCGGCAATTAATGAGGCAAAACAAAGAAGAATCTTTTGGTTTTGGTTTTCTAATTAATGGTATTAGCTTCATACCTATTTTAAATATAGTTAGTATGCCCGCTGGTGTCATAGGTGGTGTCTTAATGTTTTGTGATAGGCACAGCCAGAAACTACCGCCTATACTGATTAAAAAACAATAG
- the nfi gene encoding deoxyribonuclease V (cleaves DNA at apurinic or apyrimidinic sites) yields the protein MNLKNPENLVIDNEFNVPQAIIYQKQWSKKIEIKPISEIINYVVGIDIGYDYPSNQAFTVAVLLDAKTLQPIEVTKAITPIEIPYKPGFLSFREVPALCQALDQLRIKPDLIVCDGQGIAHPRRFGLACHIGLAYDIPTIGCGKSKLYGYAKEPSNKPGDYSELHDRQSNIIGAVLRNKLNVKPLYISVGHKADLTSALAWILKLTKGYRLPEPTRLADKLAHEHKLASLA from the coding sequence ATGAATTTAAAAAACCCCGAAAATCTAGTAATTGATAATGAATTTAATGTGCCACAAGCCATTATTTATCAAAAACAGTGGTCTAAAAAGATTGAAATAAAACCGATATCAGAAATAATAAATTATGTGGTAGGTATTGATATAGGTTATGATTATCCAAGCAATCAAGCGTTTACTGTCGCCGTTCTTTTGGATGCAAAAACATTACAGCCTATTGAAGTAACTAAAGCCATTACCCCGATTGAGATCCCTTATAAGCCTGGTTTCTTATCTTTTCGCGAAGTTCCTGCTTTATGTCAAGCATTAGATCAATTAAGGATTAAACCTGATTTAATTGTTTGTGATGGACAAGGAATAGCACATCCTCGTCGATTTGGGTTAGCTTGTCATATTGGGTTAGCCTATGATATACCAACTATTGGCTGTGGCAAAAGTAAGCTGTATGGCTATGCGAAAGAACCAAGTAATAAACCAGGTGATTACTCTGAGCTTCATGATAGGCAGAGTAATATTATTGGCGCTGTATTACGTAACAAATTAAATGTTAAACCGCTTTACATTTCCGTGGGACATAAAGCAGATCTTACAAGTGCATTAGCTTGGATCTTAAAACTTACAAAAGGTTATCGCTTGCCTGAGCCGACCCGGTTAGCTGACAAGCTTGCTCATGAACATAAATTAGCTAGCCTTGCCTAA
- a CDS encoding catalase, producing the protein MNDNKKDSDLTHLKELQIGEQKLYGGKGGDLHQLADTNAATLTTQQGIPIADDHNSLKIGPRGSTLLEDFILREKLFHFDHERIPERVVHARGFGVHGYFENYESLSDVTRAHLFQKKGEKTPAFVRFSTVAGNKGSPDLARDVRGFAVKLYTQEGNWDIVGNNIPVFFIQDAIKFPDVVHAAKDEPDRGFPQAQTAHDNFWDFISLTPESMHMVMWIMSDRTIPRSFRFMEGFGVHTFRLVNQEGKSTFVKFHWKPKLGMQSVTWDEAVKINGADPDFHRRDLWNAIQTGSFPEWELGMQLFDESFCDRFPFDVLDATKIIPEEEIPIRPVGRLVLDRCVDNFFAETEQVAFCTQNIVPGIDFTDDPLLQGRNFSYLDTQLKRLGSPNFTHLPINAPKCPFAHFQQDGHMAFINPKGRANYNPNSWGVGPRENRQNGFSSYPNHEEGPKLRVRPEKFADHYSQARQFYLSQTAIEQQHLSDALIFELSKVETAEIRERMVAHLLNIDQNLAHTVAKGLGIMQLPTPAPAAKPTLQNLPISDKLSILKNTPNSFAGRTVGILLSDGANASLYNKLVKEIEAEGALSFVIAPHISGATLSDNSKVKVNEKIGGGPSFLYDAVVLLIAEPATTEFLKLPKVQEFINDAYLHYKFIGYEQHLQPLLTQIGSITHLDDGFIKLIDESTIPQFLKTCRKLRYWARTI; encoded by the coding sequence ATGAATGATAATAAAAAAGACTCAGATTTAACTCATTTAAAAGAGCTACAGATAGGCGAGCAAAAGCTTTATGGTGGAAAAGGTGGGGATTTACATCAGCTCGCGGATACTAATGCTGCAACCCTCACTACTCAGCAAGGTATCCCTATTGCAGATGATCATAATTCGCTAAAAATTGGACCACGTGGCTCGACCTTATTAGAAGACTTTATTTTACGGGAAAAGCTCTTCCATTTTGATCATGAACGGATACCTGAACGAGTTGTCCATGCCCGTGGGTTTGGTGTTCACGGTTACTTTGAAAATTATGAATCTTTAAGTGATGTTACCAGAGCCCACCTTTTTCAAAAAAAGGGGGAAAAAACGCCTGCTTTTGTACGCTTCTCTACGGTAGCTGGCAATAAAGGATCACCCGATTTAGCACGTGATGTGCGAGGTTTTGCTGTTAAACTATATACGCAAGAAGGTAACTGGGATATCGTTGGTAACAATATTCCTGTCTTTTTTATCCAAGATGCTATTAAGTTCCCTGATGTTGTTCACGCAGCTAAAGACGAGCCTGATCGAGGTTTCCCACAAGCTCAAACAGCCCATGATAATTTTTGGGATTTTATCTCGTTAACGCCAGAATCAATGCATATGGTTATGTGGATTATGTCTGATCGTACTATTCCACGTTCTTTCCGCTTTATGGAAGGGTTTGGTGTTCATACCTTCCGTTTAGTTAATCAGGAAGGTAAGTCTACTTTTGTAAAATTTCATTGGAAACCCAAGCTAGGCATGCAATCTGTCACCTGGGATGAAGCGGTTAAAATTAATGGCGCTGATCCTGATTTTCATCGACGCGATTTATGGAATGCTATTCAAACAGGTAGTTTTCCCGAATGGGAGCTTGGTATGCAGTTGTTTGATGAGAGTTTTTGTGACCGCTTTCCTTTCGACGTGTTAGATGCAACTAAAATTATCCCTGAAGAAGAAATTCCTATTAGACCTGTTGGACGATTAGTTTTAGATCGTTGCGTAGATAATTTTTTTGCTGAAACTGAGCAAGTTGCTTTTTGTACGCAAAATATTGTTCCTGGGATTGATTTTACTGATGATCCTTTATTACAAGGCCGTAATTTTTCTTATCTTGATACCCAATTAAAACGTTTAGGTAGTCCTAACTTTACCCATTTACCTATTAATGCACCTAAATGCCCATTTGCGCATTTCCAGCAAGATGGCCATATGGCATTTATTAATCCTAAGGGGCGAGCAAATTATAATCCTAATTCTTGGGGAGTAGGTCCACGCGAAAACCGACAAAATGGCTTTAGCAGTTATCCCAACCATGAAGAAGGACCTAAATTAAGAGTACGCCCGGAAAAATTTGCTGATCATTACAGTCAAGCACGCCAATTTTATTTAAGTCAGACAGCTATCGAGCAACAACATTTAAGTGATGCACTTATTTTTGAGCTCAGTAAAGTTGAAACAGCTGAAATTCGAGAGCGTATGGTTGCCCATCTGCTGAATATTGATCAAAACCTAGCTCATACCGTAGCAAAAGGCTTAGGTATTATGCAATTACCTACCCCAGCTCCTGCTGCTAAACCCACCCTACAAAATTTACCAATTTCGGATAAATTAAGTATTTTAAAAAATACCCCTAATAGTTTCGCTGGTCGGACAGTAGGTATTTTATTATCAGATGGTGCTAATGCCAGTCTTTATAATAAGCTAGTTAAAGAAATAGAGGCTGAGGGCGCATTATCTTTTGTTATCGCGCCTCACATTTCGGGCGCAACCTTAAGTGATAATAGTAAAGTTAAAGTGAATGAAAAAATTGGTGGCGGTCCTTCTTTCTTATATGATGCTGTCGTCCTTTTAATTGCCGAGCCAGCCACAACGGAGTTCCTGAAGTTACCTAAAGTACAAGAATTTATCAATGATGCTTATCTTCATTATAAATTTATAGGTTATGAGCAACACTTACAACCTCTATTAACTCAAATAGGCTCTATCACCCATTTAGATGATGGCTTTATTAAATTAATAGATGAAAGCACCATACCGCAATTTCTTAAAACTTGTCGAAAGCTAAGATATTGGGCACGTACTATTTAA